A section of the Zygosaccharomyces rouxii strain CBS732 chromosome B complete sequence genome encodes:
- the PPT1 gene encoding protein serine/threonine phosphatase (highly similar to uniprot|P53043 Saccharomyces cerevisiae YGR123C) — MSSISAADSAKALEYKDQGNDFVKKQDFIKAAELYTKAIELDDTKSIFFSNRALAHLKQDNFQLSLNDCDKALELDSKNIKAYHRRGLSYVGLLEFKKARTDLKTVLKSKPGDVAADRALQICEKFIREERFKKAIGGDDSYSTINYCQSLSLDTYDASSDLSKYDGPKLELEQLKNDKGEPAGAIVKDISPEFISAMVNDVFKKGKTIPKKYAAAIVSHADRLFREEPTILELSNVKSPASTISVCGDTHGQFYDVLNIFRKYGKVNERHTYLFNGDFVDRGSWSCEVALLFYCLKILYPKNIYLNRGNHESNNMNKIYGFEDECKYKYSQRLFDMFSQSFESLPLGAVINDDYLVMHGGLPSDENCTLEDLKKINRFSQPPKEGAFMELLWSDPFEGKGFGPSQRGLGSAFGYDITENFLRKNQLRKVFRSHEVRMGGVKFEHNGKLVTVFSAPNYCDSQNNKGAIIHVVPGRGKLNQNENDDEDLLVETFEAVEHPPIKPMAYSQGGLGF; from the coding sequence ATGTCAAGTATATCTGCTGCTGATAGTGCTAAAGCCCTAGAGTATAAAGATCAAGGTAATGATTTTGTCAAGAAACAAGATTTTATCAAAGCAGCAGAGCTTTACACTAAAGCTATTGAACTAGATGATACTAAATCAATCTTTTTCTCGAATAGAGCTTTAGCACATTTGAAGCAAGATAATTTTCAACTCTCTCTAAATGATTGTGACAAGGCACTAGAATTAGACTCTAAAAACATCAAGGCATATCACAGACGTGGTTTATCCTACGTTGGTCTTTTAGAGTTCAAAAAAGCTAGAACTGATTTGAAAACGGTTCTCAAGTCTAAACCTGGTGATGTTGCAGCTGATAGAGCATTGCAAATTTGTGAGAAATTTATTAGAGAGGAAAGGTTCAAGAAAGccattggtggtgatgattcCTACAGTACTATAAATTACTGTCAGAGTTTGAGTTTGGACACCTACGATGCTAGTTCAGATTTGTCTAAATATGATGGCCCTAAGTTGGAATTGGaacagttgaaaaatgataaagGTGAACCCGCCGGTGCCATTGTTAAAGATATTAGTCCTGAATTTATTTCTGCAATGGTTAACgatgttttcaaaaaggGTAAAACTATCCCCAAGAAATATGCAGCAGCCATCGTCTCTCACGCTGATAGATTATTCCGTGAAGAACCCACCATTTTGGAATTATCTAATGTTAAATCTCCTGCCAGTACCATTTCTGTTTGTGGTGATACTCATGGTCAATTTTATGACGTTTTGAACATTTTCCGCAAATATGGTAAAGTTAATGAAAGGCATACTTATTTGTTTAATGGTGATTTCGTCGATCGTGGCTCCTGGTCCTGTGAAGTGGCACTATTATTCTACTGTCTCAAGATTTTGTATCCAAAGAACATTTATTTGAATAGGGGTAATCATGAGAGTAACAATATGAATAAAATTTACGGATTCGAAGATGAGTGCAAGTATAAATATTCTCAAAGGTTATTTGACATGTTTTCACaaagttttgaaagtttACCACTAGGCGCAGTGATTAATGATGATTATTTGGTTATGCATGGTGGGTTACCAAGTGATGAAAATTGTACTTTAGAGGACttgaaaaagattaatAGATTCTCACAACCACCAAAGGAAGGTGCATTTATGGAATTGTTGTGGTCAGATCCATTTGAAGGTAAGGGCTTTGGTCCATCTCAACGTGGGTTGGGATCTGCCTTTGGTTATGATATTACTGAGAATTTCTTGCGTAAAAACCAACTACGCAAGGTGTTTAGATCTCATGAAGTGAGAATGGGTGGTGTTAAATTCGAAcataatggtaaattggtCACCGTTTTCAGTGCTCCTAACTACTGTGATAGCCAAAACAATAAGGGTGCTATTATTCACGTTGTACCAGGTAGAGGTAAGTTGaatcaaaatgaaaatgatgatgaagatttactggtggaaacttttgaagcaGTGGAACATCCTCCAATAAAGCCCATGGCATACTCCCAAGGTGGGTTAGGCTTTTAA
- the RRP15 gene encoding rRNA-processing protein RRP15 (similar to gnl|GLV|CAGL0D05016g Candida glabrata CAGL0D05016g and some similarites with YPR143W uniprot|Q06511 Saccharomyces cerevisiae YPR143W RRP15 Essential protein involved in pre-rRNA processing) has translation MASKRTRSVRFAESEKPEEKSVEEQVEAESPSDNGDNSEDIGDESADEASGSDNAEIEEPSSEDDNEDDNEDDEEEEAEEEEEEGDDFPRKKKSKMSKHDDGSAGFSSAMSAILSSHLKAYDRDDPIMARNKKILKKSDSDKLERQAKRALLVEKKKKLNKVRRKDVIPKVTDDSGEKTGEEIRDVLEKEARLKKIARKGAVKLFNAILSTQVNTERDSKTVTGFGQQEKKQRLVDLSKEKFLDMVKAAGDDE, from the coding sequence ATGGCTTCTAAACGTACTAGAAGTGTCAGATTTGCTGAATCCGAAAAGCCAGAGGAGAAATCGGTTGAGGAACAAGTAGAAGCTGAAAGTCCGAGTGATAATGGTGATAATAGCGAAGATATAGGTGATGAGTCTGCAGATGAAGCAAGTGGAAGCGACAATGCTGAGATAGAGGAGCCATCCAGTGAAGATGACAACGAAGATGACAACgaagatgacgaagaagaagaagcagaagaagaagaggaagaaggtgatgattTTCCTCGcaagaagaaatcgaaGATGAGCAAGCACGATGATGGATCTGCAGGGTTTTCTAGTGCTATGAGTGCAATCTTGTCGTCACATTTGAAAGCTTACGATAGGGATGATCCTATCATGGCAagaaataagaaaattttgaagaagagtgactctgataaattggaaagacaAGCTAAAAGGGCATTATTAGTcgaaaagaagaagaaattgaataagGTTAGAAGGAAGGATGTTATCCCCAAGGTAACTGATGACTCTGGAGAGAAAACCggtgaagaaattagagacgtacttgaaaaagaagccagattaaagaaaattGCTAGGAAAGGTGCTGtcaaattgtttaatgCGATACTTTCCACGCAAGTTAATACTGAAAGAGATTCTAAGACTGTGACAGGTTTTGGTCAAcaggaaaagaaacaaagaTTGGTTGATCTGTCTaaagaaaaattcttggatatGGTGAAAGCtgctggtgatgatgaataA
- the KAR3 gene encoding Kar3p (similar to uniprot|P17119 Saccharomyces cerevisiae YPR141C KAR3 Minus-end-directed microtubule motor that functions in mitosis and meiosis localizes to the spindle pole body and localization is dependent on functional Cik1p required for nuclear fusion during mating potential Cdc28p substrate), with the protein MNGIPTTPTRVRSSGSSIPSPKLNGSSPKSYKRRNDSTTPPGSYSPVEQQNNHDNNNDNNNNNNSKNQTISRGATGTSYRSNFHLTSFYKENIRDLNQLQDSLFQKKAQMDVLLDELSECNGKYKNIEFKWEDLKEERSLKNQQMNLKNNELARLKEELVTKNGFLEQGHQLHLQQLRAKNDADINKMENEYRVQLERLKFAKVKKFENERNSLLDKVEEVRNNIITNETNLQNMLRECETNHYRAKENWLQDYQKNWKENVQMNENFSNDVTVLGQQIKTVLEPQCNEKMQEVAALRGKLQNLQNSLKQRQDDTQSMKRQIDEIKGKTVQTKRKRQELHDYIHNTKSELQQIDEILIKEETMRRSLHNELQELRGNIRVFCRIRPPLKYENPNTAHLTVNKFDDENGCQTMEIVKSNNTGNSIPQNFKFDRIFDQNETNENVFEEIGQLVQSSLDGYNVCIFAYGQTGSGKTYTMLNPRNGIIPATISHIFSWIENLKERGWNYEINCQFIEIYNENIADLLRSDQDDIQANAKHEIRHNQETNTTTVTNVTLCPLNSEEQVDGLLRKANRLRSTASTSANERSSRSHSVFIIFLKGSNHLTGEQSDGILNLVDLAGSERINSSQVLGERLRETQNINKSLSCLGDVVHALGSNDAAKRHIPFRNSKLTYLLQYSLTGNSKTLMFVNISACESHLNETLNSLRFASKVNSTKMIARDSYGFRNENAIINV; encoded by the coding sequence ATGAACGGTATTCCTACGACGCCAACAAGAGTTAGAAGCAGTGGTAGTTCTATTCCATCACCGAAATTAAATGGATCTTCTCCCAAAAGTTATAAACGTCGAAATGATTCAACAACGCCGCCAGGATCTTATTCACCAGTGGAACAGCAGAATAATCacgataataataatgataataataataataataatagtaagAACCAAACTATTTCTAGGGGAGCCACGGGTACATCTTACAGGAGCAATTTCCATCTGACTTccttttacaaagaaaatattCGTGATTTGAATCAGTTACAAGATagccttttccaaaagaaaGCACAAATGGATGTTCTGCTAGATGAATTGAGTGAATGTAATGGAAAGTACAAAAATATAGAATTTAAATGGGAGGATTTAAAGGAGGAAagatcattgaaaaatcagcagatgaatttgaaaaataatgaaCTGGCTAGATTGAAGGAGGAATTGGTAActaaaaatggatttttaGAACAAGGTCATCAATTACATTTACAACAGTTGAGAGCCAAAAATGATGCAGATATCAACAAGATGGAAAATGAATATAGGgttcaattggaaaggttAAAGTTTGCCAAggttaaaaaatttgaaaatgaaaggaATTCTCTATTAGATAAAGTGGAGGAAGTGAGAAATAATATAATTACCAATGAGACAAATTTACAGAACATGCTTAGGGAATGTGAGACCAATCATTATAGAGCTAAGGAAAATTGGTTACAAGATTATCAAAAGAACTGGAAAGAAAATGTTCAGATGAATGAAAATTTCTCTAACGATGTGACGGTATTGGGTCAACAGATTAAGACTGTTTTGGAACCACAGTGCAATGAGAAAATGCAAGAAGTAGCAGCATTAAGAGGtaaattgcaaaatttgcaaaattctttaaaacaAAGACAAGATGATACTCAAAGTATGAAAAgacaaattgatgaaatcaaGGGGAAAACAGTACAAacaaagaggaaaagaCAAGAGTTACATGACTATATCCATAATACAAAGAGTGAATTacaacaaattgatgaaattctaATTAAAGAGGAAACTATGCGCCGATCATTACATAATGAATTACAGGAATTGAGAGGAAATATAAGAGTTTTCTGTAGGATAAGACCTCCTTTAAAATatgaaaatccaaatacgGCCCATCTCACGGTGaataaatttgatgatgaaaatggttGTCAGACGATGGAAATTGTAAAATCTAATAATACAGGTAATTCTATTCCACagaattttaaatttgatAGAATATTTGATCAAAACGAAACTAATGAAAACgtatttgaagaaattggtcaattggtACAAAGTTCCTTAGATGGTTATAATGTTTGCATATTTGCCTATGGACAGACGGGGTCAGGTAAGACTTATACAATGCTCAATCCACGTAATGGTATTATACCCGCTACAATTAGTCACATTTTCAGCTGGATCGAAAacttgaaagaaagaggTTGGAATTATGAAATCAATTGTCAAttcattgaaatttataatgaaaatattgcGGATCTACTGCGAAGTGATCAAGATGATATCCAAGCAAATGCTAAACATGAGATTAGACATAACCAGGAAACTAACACAACTACTGTTACCAATGTAACACTGTGTCCGTTGAACTCTGAAGAACAGGTGGACGGTTTATTGAGGAAAGCCAATCGACTGAGATCTACGGCATCGACATCAGCAAATGAAAGATCATCTAGATCTCACAGCGTATTCATAATTTTCCTCAAAGGTTCTAATCACTTGACAGGTGAACAATCTGATGGAATTCTCAATTTGGTCGATCTGGCGGGTTCAGAAAGgatcaattcttctcaAGTGCTAGGTGAGCGCCTGAGAGAAACACAAAATATTAACAAATCTTTGAGTTGCTTGGGGGATGTAGTGCATGCCCTTGGTAGTAACGATGCAGCTAAAAGGCATATTCCTTTtagaaattccaaattaacATATTTGTTGCAGTATTCGTTGACAGGTAAttccaaaactttgatGTTCGTCAACATATCCGCTTGTGAAAGTCATCTTAACGAGACTTTGAACTCATTAAGGTTTGCATCTAAGGTAAACTCAACGAAAATGATCGCCAGAGATTCTTATGGGTTTCGTAACGAAAATGCTATAATAAATGTCTAA
- the TAZ1 gene encoding lysophosphatidylcholine acyltransferase (similar to uniprot|Q6B2J1 Saccharomyces cerevisiae YPR140W) — MSLPDVLSRGDDFLAQYPRRSSAWQFFSHGTCLATIGLSKLILKAFYNVELNHFNKLERAIDRSKDENRGLLTVMNHMSCVDDPFLWAVFPWRIYRDVDTIRWCLGARNVCFQNKVFGTFFSLGKVLSTERFGASPFQGSIDAAVRLLSPDDTMDLEWFPPSEKVSKPAEAVINMAKKAKENYFPPVKRSRPAWMHVYPEGFVLQLHPPFSNSMRYFKWGVSRMILESTVAPIVVPIFTTGFEKVASEETAGTMIKRYLPANFGAEINVTIGDPIEDSIIEGYRQEWKKLVEKYHDPEHPTDLSPELIEGKEAQGLRSAVAAELRNHIAKIRHEQRNFPKEDPRFESPSWWKNYTATEGDSDPDVRFIGLNWAIRRLQSYLPENNNNTNDDTNNKKNS, encoded by the coding sequence ATGTCTCTACCGGATGTATTAAGTCGAGGTGATGATTTTTTAGCCCAATATCCAAGGAGAAGTTCCGCTTGGCAATTTTTCTCTCATGGTACCTGTCTTGCTACTATAGGTCTCTCGAAACTTATACTAAAGGCGTTCTATAATGTCGAGTTAAACCATTTTAACAAATTAGAAAGGGCGATCGATAGAAGTAAGGATGAAAACAGAGGGTTATTAACAGTTATGAATCACATGTCCTGTGTAGATGATCCATTTTTATGGGCTGTATTTCCCTGGAGAATTTATAGAGATGTGGATACTATAAGATGGTGTTTAGGCGCCCGTAACGTTTGTTTCCAGAATAAGGTCTTTGGAACCTTTTTCTCACTAGGAAAGGTACTTTCTACCGAAAGATTTGGAGCTAGCCCCTTCCAAGGCTCCATAGATGCTGCCGTTAGGTTATTAAGTCCTGATGATACTATGGATTTAGAATGGTTCCCACCTAGTGAAAAGGTGAGCAAGCCTGCCGAAGCAGTGATCAACATGGCTAAAAAAGCAAAAGAAAACTATTTTCCACCTGTCAAAAGGTCACGTCCAGCTTGGATGCATGTATACCCTGAAGGTTTTGTCCTACAGTTACACCCACCCTTTAGCAATTCCATGAGATATTTCAAGTGGGGGGTGTCTAGAATGATTCTGGAATCCACAGTAGCGCCAATCGTTGTACCAATTTTCACTActggttttgaaaaagtggCTTCGGAAGAAACTGCGGGGACAATGATTAAAAGATATTTACCTGCCAACTTTGGAGCTGAAATTAATGTCACAATTGGTGatccaattgaagattCCATTATCGAGGGTTATCGTCAGGAATGGAAAAAGTTAGTAGAAAAATACCATGATCCTGAACATCCAACAGATCTATCGCCAGAATTGATAGAAGGTAAAGAAGCTCAAGGTTTAAGAAGTGCAGTGGCAGCAGAACTTAGAAATCACATTGCAAAGATACGCCATGAACAACGTAATTTTCCTAAGGAAGACCCAAGATTTGAATCGCCGTCATGGTGGAAAAACTACACTGCCACTGAAGGTGATTCGGATCCGGATGTTAGATTCATTGGTTTGAACTGGGCAATCAGAAGACTTCAGAGCTATTTGCCtgagaataataataatacaaatGATGACACCAATAATAAGAAGAATTCTTAA
- the LOA1 gene encoding lysophosphatidic acid acyltransferase LOA1 (similar to uniprot|Q06508 Saccharomyces cerevisiae YPR139C VPS66), whose amino-acid sequence MEKYTSWRDKGTGIAPFLPPPVSNPGFGTLLLQTLLFAVKLVILLPLLITYGVSNSKSVLGWILGFLFGWKLDVTVQGVKRRDLGNLRNYPQKGKLYLCNSTSALDALALDMISQGPSCFLVPQDHTIFKMNKNQYFEFAQTGSLDASRFGHEVGNIRQLKNTVNFMFLEGTCSNGKSVLPFALNETELLEFLQLPETDRSATLQSIQLKINGSLVTPLKVNKFKYLVTMYTRGVHFKIKLNEPQKLVPLEGLRASLNDNNKFKLVSRTLNVESKRRFVQEYSSKSSYRR is encoded by the coding sequence ATGGAAAAGTACACTAGTTGGAGGGATAAAGGTACTGGTATAGCACCATTTCTACCTCCACCCGTTAGTAATCCGGGATTTGGTACATTGCTTCTACAAACCCTACTGTTTGCCGTTAAGCTCGTAATTTTGCTCCCTCTACTGATCACATATGGAGTTAGCAATTCCAAATCAGTTTTGGGTTGGATATTGGGCTTTCTTTTCGGATGGAAACTAGATGTCACTGTGCAAGGTGTGAAAAGGCGGGATCTGGGAAACCTTAGAAATTATCCTCAAAAGGGCAAGTTGTACCTTTGTAATAGCACATCGGCCTTAGATGCACTCGCACTTGATATGATTTCCCAAGGTCCATCGTGCTTTCTGGTTCCACAAGACCAtactattttcaaaatgaataaaaatcaatattttgaattcGCCCAAACTGGATCTTTAGACGCTAGTAGATTTGGACATGAAGTAGGTAACATTAgacaattgaaaaataccGTTAATTTCATGTTTCTTGAAGGAACATGTTCTAATGGGAAAAGTGTACTTCCCTTTGCTCTCAATGAAACTGAATTGTTAGAATTTCTGCAATTGCCAGAGACGGATAGAAGTGCCACATTGCAATcgattcaattgaaaatcaATGGTTCATTGGTAACACCGTTGAAAGTtaacaaattcaaatacttGGTCACAATGTATACGAGGGGAGTTCATTTCAAGATTAAATTGAACGAACCCCAAAAATTGGTACCATTAGAAGGATTGAGAGCATCATTAAATGACAATAACAAATTCAAGCTAGTCTCGCGAACATTAAATGTTGAGTCGAAGAGAAGATTCGTGCAAGAATATAgttctaaatcttcttaTAGACGTTAA
- a CDS encoding uncharacterized protein (similar to uniprot|P53272 Saccharomyces cerevisiae YGR122W Hypothetical ORF) — protein MVELPLRFPELETLQNALPPNVLNQRENSVTSVNKLEGHLDFLARIDVLLDYSSSLCGILYHDDSSEILNQELIICLVDIAFFYREVSLDVMQGAYGSERTDGAWSTGGSYLRKGLGLLQFALNWILSSAAIADEQSMCSLVEDMIAELKLLQQIGIVVLSLSKLRTKMYKDQRDAVLDFQEQDLKDLAANSVLYSKLVIGCLDTALKCNRGTIINNSLFAYLNSLSFLLLSLDEYNKDETGVAIGMIERSVYYISKIVNKSQLSDPLLSRNRKRDRLKNALQKKPFHPGTGSSTVPWFRKDKDQNLLPLLQETLDDFLLPLIFLLRYRYRQTNDKVNFKSVEDEESNLRKLFPQGKAPDIQFENWSFDQRTCKLAPKPESSSGGRYY, from the coding sequence ATGGTTGAATTGCCCCTGAGATTCCCAGAATTAGAGACATTGCAAAATGCGCTGCCGCCCAATGTATTGAATCAAAGAGAGAATAGCGTTACCTCTGTGAACAAACTAGAAGGGCATTTAGATTTCTTAGCACGTATTGACGTTCTATTAGATTACAGTTCCTCCCTCTGTGGTATATTGTATCATGATGACTCTAGCGAAATATTAAaccaagaattgattaTTTGCCTTGTGGATATTGCTTTCTTCTACAGAGAGGTTTCATTGGATGTAATGCAAGGAGCTTATGGATCGGAAAGAACAGATGGTGCCTGGTCAACCGGTGGTAGCTATTTACGTAAAGGGTTAGGTTTATTACAATTTGCTTTAAATTGGATCCTATCATCGGCGGCCATCGCTGATGAGCAGTCGATGTGTTCTTTGGTGGAAGACATGATAGCCGAATTGAAGCTTTTACAAcaaattggaattgttgTCCTATCTCTCTCCAAATTGAGGACAAAAATGTATAAGGACCAAAGGGATGCAGTGTTAGATTTTCAAGAGcaggatttgaaagatttagCTGCCAACAGTGTACTCTATTCGAAGCTCGTTATTGGATGTCTCGATACAGCTTTGAAATGCAATCGTGGTACAATCATCAATAATTCCTTATTTGCGTATTTGAACAGTTTGAGTTTCCTATTGTTGTCTCTAGATGAATACAATAAGGACGAGACAGGTGTGGCTATAGGAATGATTGAACGATCAGTTTATTACATTTCCAAGATTGTAAATAAATCTCAACTCAGCGATCCATTGTTGTCAAGAAATAGGAAAAGGGACAGGTTAAAGAATGCATTGCAGAAGAAACCATTCCACCCTGGCACCGGATCCAGCACTGTTCCATGGTTTCGAAAAGATAAAgatcaaaatcttttaccGCTTTTACAGGAGACTTTAGACGATTTCCTACTACCATTGATCTTTCTCTTAAGGTATAGGTATCGTCAAACAAATGACAAGGTAAACTTCAAATCCGTAGAGGATGAAGAGTCAAATCTACGCAAATTGTTTCCTCAAGGGAAGGCACCAGATATACAGTTTGAAAACTGGTCATTTGATCAACGGACGTGCAAATTGGCACCAAAACCTGAATCGAGTTCTGGCGGCAGGTACTATTAA
- the MEP3 gene encoding ammonium permease MEP3 (highly similar to uniprot|P53390 Saccharomyces cerevisiae YPR138C MEP3 Ammonium permease of high capacity and low affinity belongs to a ubiquitous family of cytoplasmic membrane proteins that transport only ammonium (NH4) expression is under the nitrogen catabolite repression regulation ammonia permease or uniprot|P40260 Saccharomyces cerevisiae YGR121C MEP1): MHGLWKETYDGATVAFIVLGAACVFVMIPGLGFLYSGLARRKSALSLIWGVVMATLVGMVQWYFWGFSLAFSHTAPNSKFIGDLDSFGFRNVYGKTSDDAVYPELAYAIFQGMFMCVTLSIIAGATAERGRLFPHMVFLFVFATVVYCPVAYWVWAPGGWCYQWGVLDWAGGGPVEILSAVGGFVYSIFLGRRKESLLINFRPHNVSLVTLGTVLLWFGWLLFNSATSLSPNLKSVYAFMNTNLSAATGGMTWCLLDFRLERKWSTVGLCSGIICGLVAATPSSGCITLYGSLIQGIVAGLVCNFATKIKYYLKVDDAMDILAEHGIAGVVGLMFNALFAADWVVGLDGSTEHHGGWITHNYKQMYIQFAYIWAVIGYSAACTAIICFVLDLIPFTKLRVSEEAEARGLDEDQIGEFAYDYVEVRRDYWQWGTDTDNSNEIRLEEVNGQHDPEQYTTNTEESGNLNGEKQLGSDDQQTANRNDEEQVLTPTYSKNPT, translated from the coding sequence ATGCACGGACTTTGGAAGGAGACTTATGATGGCGCTACAGTAGCGTTTATTGTGCTTGGTGCTGCATGTGTTTTCGTTATGATTCCAGGTTTAGGGTTTTTGTACTCTGGACTGGCGAGAAGGAAGAGTGCCTTATCATTAATTTGGGGTGTAGTAATGGCAACCTTGGTTGGAATGGTCCAGTGGTATTTTTGGGGATTTTCCTTAGCGTTTTCTCACACAGCTCCAAACTCGAAATTTATCGGTGATTTAGATTCCTTTGGATTCAGGAATGTATACGGGAAGACCAGTGATGATGCAGTATATCCGGAACTTGCGTatgcaatttttcaaggTATGTTCATGTGCGTTACATTGAGTATTATTGCTGGGGCCACCGCGGAGAGAGGCCGTCTTTTCCCCCACATGGTATTCCTGTTTGTGTTTGCCACTGTGGTTTACTGTCCTGTAGCCTACTGGGTTTGGGCTCCAGGTGGATGGTGCTACCAATGGGGGGTTCTTGATTGGGCTGGTGGGGGTCCAGTGGAGATCTTAAGTGCCGTCGGTGGATTTGTCTACTCAATCTTTTTGGGTAGAAGAAAGGAAAGTCTTCTAATTAACTTTCGCCCCCATAATGTTTCCTTGGTTACTTTGGGAACAGTTTTATTGTGGTTTGGTTGGCTACTCTTCAATTCTGCGACATCTTTAAGTCCCAATTTAAAATCCGTCTATGCCTTTATGAATACTAATTTAAGTGCCGCCACTGGTGGTATGACATGGTGTTTACTGGATTTCCGTTTAGAACGTAAATGGTCCACAGTGGGTCTTTGCTCAGGTATTATTTGTGGTTTAGTAGCCGCTACACCAAGTTCTGGTTGCATAACGCTTTATGGATCTTTGATTCAGGGAATCGTTGCTGGTTTAGTTTGTAACTTTGCCACGAAGATCAAATACTATTTGAAAGTAGATGATGCAATGGATATCTTAGCAGAACACGGTATCGCCGGAGTAGTGGGATTGATGTTTAATGCCCTTTTCGCTGCAGATTGGGTCGTTGGGCTTGATGGATCCACTGAGCATCATGGTGGTTGGATTACACATAACTACAAACAGATGTATATTCAATTTGCCTACATTTGGGCGGTCATCGGTTACAGTGCCGCCTGTACTGCTATCATCTGCTTTGTCTTAGACCTCATCCCATTCACCAAACTGCGTGTTAgtgaagaagcagaagcTAGAGGTTTAGATGAGGATCAAATCGGTGAATTTGCCTACGATTATGTGGAAGTGAGAAGAGATTACTGGCAGTGGGGTACAGACACGGACAATTCTAATGAAATAAGGTTAGAGGAAGTAAATGGTCAACATGACCCCGAACAATATACCACTAATACTGAAGAATCTGGGAATTTAAATGGCGAAAAGCAGTTGGGCAGTGATGACCAACAAACGGCAAATAGAAACGATGAAGAGCAAGTCCTAACGCCTACATACAGTAAAAACCCAACGTGA